A genomic stretch from Salvelinus namaycush isolate Seneca chromosome 25, SaNama_1.0, whole genome shotgun sequence includes:
- the LOC120020336 gene encoding E3 ubiquitin-protein ligase MARCHF6-like isoform X3 yields the protein MDTAEEGDICRVCRSEGTPDKPLYHPCVCTGSIKFIHQECLVQWLKHSRKEYCELCKHRFAFTPIYSPDMPSRLPVQDIFAGLVTSVGTAIRYWFHYTLVAFAWLGVVPLTACRIYKCLFTGSVSSLLTLPLDMLSTENLLADCLQGCFVVTCTLCAFISLVWLREQIVHGGAPQWLEQNQQQQPQHAPAPQLNEQGPGPGQGAGENQPAAAEPLADNGPAAEVPDIQVDPAEHMELEDEAEDVGDANNGAQDDMNWNALEWDRAAEELTWERMLGLDGSLVFLEHVFWVVSLNTLFILVFAFCPYHIGHFSVVGLGFENNVQASHFEGLITTIVGYIFLAMTLILCHGLAALVRFQRSRHLLGVCYIVVKVSLLVVVEIGVFPVICGWWLDICSLEMFDASLKDRELSFDSAPGTTMFLHWLVGMVYVFYFASFILLLREVLRPGVLWFLRNLNDPDFNPVQEMIHLPIYRHLRRLILSVVVFGSIVLLMLWLPIRMIKFILPAFLPYNVMLYSDAPVSELSLELLLLQVVLPALLEQGHTRQWLKGLVRAWTVTAGYLLDLHSYLLGDQEENDDDADQQANNNPQGRNNNAIPDGLHAAHQAILQQGGPVGFQPYHQPIKFSFRIVLLIVFMCVTLLVASLVCLTLPVFAGRYLMSLWTGSAKIHELYTAACGLYVCWLSIRAITILLAWMPQGRRVILLKVQEWTLMVMLCNTILKTVVVAVLLVGAIPLLLGLLFELVIVAPLRVPLDQTPLFYPWQDWALGVLHAKIIAAITLMGPQWWLKTVIEQVYANGIRNIDLHFIIRKLAAPVICVLLVSLCVPYVISAGIVPIVAQYSPGVTMEMQNLVQRRIYPLLVMVVMLVGILSFQIRQFKRLYEHIKNDKYLVGQRLVNYERKAAGRSTTAAHSSSSQE from the exons ATGGACACCGCCGAGGAAG GGGATATATGCCGGGTCTGCCGGTCTGAAGGAACCCCGGACAAGCCACTATATCACCCCTGTGTTTGCACAGGAAGTATAAAATTCATCCATCAAGAATG CTTGGTACAATGGCTAAAACACAGCAGAAAAGAATACTGCGAGTTATGCAAACACAGATTTGCTTTTACGCCAA TCTATTCTCCAGATATGCCTTCCCGACTGCCTGTTCAGGACATATTTGCGGGGCTGGTGACAAGTGTAGGCACAGCTATTAGATACTGGTTTCACTACACACTAGTTGCCTTTGCTTGGCTGGGAGTCGTTCCTCTCACAGCAT GTCGCATCTACAAGTGTCTGTTTACCGGCTCTGTGAGCTCACTCCTTACCCTGCCATTAGATATGCTTTCTAC AGAGAACTTGCTGGCGGACTGCTTGCAGGGTTGTTTTGTGGTGACGTGTACACTCTGCGCCTTCATCAGTCTGGTGTGGCTGCGGGAGCAGATTGTTCATGGTGGCGCCCCCCAgtggctggagcagaatcagcagcagcagccacaACATGCACCAGCTCCACAACTTAATGAG CAGGGCCCTGGTCCTGGGCAGGGGGCGGGTGAGAACCAGCCTGCTGCTGCTGAGCCCCTGGCGGACAATGGTCCAGCGGCTGAGGTCCCTGACATCCAGGTGGACCCGGCAGAGCACATGGAGCTGGAGGACGAGGCTGAGGATGTAGGGGACGCCAACAATGGTGCACAAG ATGACATGAATTGGAATGCCCTGGAATGGGACCGGGCAGCAGAGGAGCTAACGTGGGAGAGG ATGCTCGGTCTTGATGGCTCCTTGGTTTTCCTG GAGCACGTCTTCTGGGTGGTCTCACTAAACACACTCTTCATTTTGGTGTTCG CTTTTTGTCCGTATCATATTGGACATTTCTCAGTTGTGGGTCTTGGCTTTGAAAATAAT GTGCAGGCCTCCCACTTCGAAGGCCTCATCACCACCATCGTAGGCTATATCTTCCTGGCCATGACATTAATACTGTGCCAT GGATTGGCAGCGTTGGTGAGATTTCAAAGATCCAGACACCTTTTAGGAGTGTGCTACATTGTTGTCAAG GTATCCCTGCTGGTAGTCGTGGAGATCGGTGTGTTCCCTGTCATCTGTGGCTGGTGGCTCGACATCTGCTCACTG GAGATGTTTGATGCCTCTCTGAAGGACAGAGAGCTGAGTTTTGACTCTGCTCCCGGCACCACCATGTTCCTCCACTGGCTTGTAGGGATGGTCTACGTCTTCTACTTTGCCTCGTTCATCCTCTTACTGCGAGAG GTGCTGAGACCTGGTGTTTTATGGTTTCTCAGAAACCTGAACGATCCTGATTTTAATCCTGTCCAAGAAATGATTCACCTGCCGATATACAGACATCTCAGAAGATTAATTTTATCAGTG GTGGTGTTTGGCTCCATAGTTTTACTAATGTTGTGGCTTCCCATAAGGATGATCAAATTCATCCTCCCAGCCTTCCTCCCCTACAATGTCATGCTGTACAG TGATGCTCCAGTCAGTGAGCTCTCTCTGGAGCTGCTGCTACTTCAGGTGGTTCTGCCTGCGCTGCTGGAACAAGGTCACACACGCCAGTGGCTCAAAGGCCTGGTCAGAGCCTGGACCGTCACCGCTGGATATCTGCT AGACCTCCACTCGTACCTGTTGGGTGACCAGGAGGAGAATGATGATGATGCGGACCAGCAGGCCAACAACAATCCGCAGGGGAGGAATAACAACGCCATCCCTGATGGGCTGCACGCTGCCCACCAGGCTATCCTACAGCAGGGAGGTCCTGTCGGCTTCCAGCCCTACCACCAACCCATTAAGTTCAGCTTCAGG ATTGTGTTGCTGattgtgttcatgtgtgtgacACTGCTGGTGGCCAGTCTGGTGTGCCTCACGTTGCCAG TATTCGCCGGCCGGtacctgatgtctctctggacgGGCAGCGCAAAGATCCACGAGCTGTACACGGCAGCGTGCGGCCTATACGTGTGCTGGCTGTCCATCAGGGCCATCACCATACTGCTGGCCTGGATGCCACAGGGCAGGAGGGTCATTCTGCTCAAGGTCCAGGAGTGGACCCTCATGGTAATGCTCTGCAACACG ATCCTGAAGACGGTGGTCGTGGCTGTGCTGCTGGTTGGAGCCATCCCTCTGCTGCTGGGCCTGCTATTTGAGCTGGTCATAGTAGCTCCTCTCAGGGTGCCATTGGACCAGACACCACTCTTCTACCCCTGGCAG GACTGGGCTCTCGGAGTGCTCCATGCCAAAATTATTGCTGCCATTACTCTGATGGGTCCCCAGTGGTGGCTGAAAACCGTGATCGAACAG GTGTACGCTAATGGAATTCGCAACATTGATCTCCATTTCATCATCCGTAAGCTGGCTGCTCCGGTTATCTGTGTGCTACTGGTGTCTCTCTGTGTGCCCTATGTCATCTCTGCTGGCATCGTCCCAATCGTAGCTCAATATTCCCCAG GAGTTACCATGGAGATGCAGAATTTGGTGCAGAGGAGAATCTACCCGTTACTGGTCATGGTAGTCATGCTGGTGGGAATCCTCTCCTTCCAGATCCGTCAATTTAAGCGCCTTTATGAGCACATTAAGAATGACAA gtaccTGGTTGGACAGAGACTGGTGAACTATGAACGCAAGGCGGCAGGCAGAAGCACCACAGCCGCACACAGCAGCTCTTCCCAGGAGTAG